The Armatimonadota bacterium DNA window CGGCGGGCGGTACGGGAACCGGCTTGCTGCCTCTTTGCCCTGCCCGCCAGGCGCCGCGCACGGTTTCTCTTTGCCTGGTCTTGCTCGCGCTGGGATCTTCGACCTTGGTGACCAGCGCCGCGAACGGCAGGTTGTGGAGCGGGCCGTCGGGGCAGATCAGGACGCGCTCGGCTCTTTCTACTTCGGATTCGGCAGGCCGGACGAGAAGGTCGTACAGGTCCTTGCCTTTTTGCACTACCGCTCCCCCCACGACGATCAAGGCCCTGAATTCTTCGACGAGCTGCTGCAATTCCTCTGCGCCGGCTTTCAAACGGTACAGCTTGAGGCCGTAGTCTTTCTCCTTCCGCGCTCCTTCTCCTCCCAGGAGGGTGAAGAGGTAGGTCTCCTCCCTGTCCACAAAATAGGTGAGCAGCAACGTTCCCTTGTCCAGCGCAGCTTGCGATCCCTCAAGGTCGAGCGGCTGCGGGTACTGGACCGCTGCGTACTTCGGCGACACTCTTCGGAACTCGGCGTCCAGCTCGCGCTGCTGGACCTTGAGGCTCAGTATCTCCGCCCGCAGCTCGTCCTCCCGAGCTGGGTCGGCTTTGTCTGCGAGCTTTGCGAGCATGGAATAAGCATTTGCTCTATTAGCATCAAGTTCGTTCTGTTCTTCGACCAGCACTACCGGCGCGTCTGCCGTGAAGTCCACTCCCCGTTCGGCGATCTGGTCCGCCAGGCCGCGCGCGCGGCTGCGCTCGACAACGTCGAAGGCCGTAGCTCCATCCGCCAACGCCACGTGCGCGCGGAGCAGTCCGGCATACGCATAGAATTGCCTGCCGAGAAACAACGAACGGACCTCAGCGGAGCGTATCGACCCACGTTGCGACTCGATGATCTCGATCGCTTGCGAGCAGTACTGGACTGCGTCAGCGAAGTTGTCTCGGTCGGACGCGACAACGCCCAGGCTGTAGAGAATCGTGGCCACGTCGAGCGAATCCGGGGCGAGACGCTCCTCAATAGCCAGCGCGCGCTTGTGATACTCCTCCGCCGCCTGAAGGTCGCCACGGTCGTATGCTACCAATCCCAGGTTGTTGAGGCTCCCAGCCACGTCGAGCGAGTCGGGAGCGAGACGCTTCCTGATCCCCAGCGCGCGCTTGTGATACTCCTCTGCTGACTGCAGGTCGCCACGCCGCGATGCGACGCTTCCCAGGTTGTTGAGGCTAAGTGCCACGTGGAGAGAATCCGGAGAGAAACGCTCCTTTATTGCCAGCGCGCGCTTATAATACTCCTCGGCTGCCTGGAGGTCGCCACGGTCGTATGCTACCAATCCCAGGTTGTTGAGGCTCCCAGCCACGTCGTGCGAGTCGGGAGCGAGACGCTTCCTGATCCCCAGCGCGCGCTTGTGATACTCCTCGGCCGCCTGCAGGTCGCCACGGTCGTAGGCGACAGCGCCCAGGATGTTGAGGCTCATTGCCACCTCGAGCGAGTCCAGAGCCAGACGCTCTTTGATCGCCAGAGAGCGCCTGGAGTACTCCGCCGCCGCCTGCAGGTCGCCACGTTTGGATGCGACGTTGCCCAGGTTGTTGAGGCTCACGGCCACGCTGGGCGAGTCCGGAGCCAGACGCTCTTTGATCGCCAGAGAGCGCCTGTAGTACTCCTCCGCCGCCTGCAGGTCGCCACGTTTGGATGCGACGTTGCCCAGGTTGTTGAGGCTCATTGCCACATCGAGCGAATTGGGGGCCAGACGTTCCTTGATTTCCAACGCACGCGCGTAATAATTCTCCGCCGCCTGTAGGTTCCCTCGGCCACCTGCGGCGATCCCCAGATTGTTCAAGCTTGCGGCAACGGCGAGTGAATCGGGCGCTAGACGCTCCTCAATAGCCAGCGCGCGCAGGAAATACGAATCCGCTGCACCTGGGTCGCCACGGTCGTAGGCGACAGCGCCCAGGTTGTTGAGGCTCCCAGCCATGTCGAGCGAGTCCGGAGCCAGACGCTCTTTGATCGCCAGAGAGCGCCTGAAGTACTCCTCCGCCGCCTTCAGGTTCCCTCGGCCGCGTGCGGCGATCCCCAGGTTGTTGAGGCTCCCAGCCACGTCGAGCGAGTCGGGAGCGAGACGCTCCCTGATCTCCAGTACTCGCAGGAAATACGATTCCGCTGCGCGAGGGTCGCCGCGCATGTCTGCGACAATGCCCACACTCGTTAACATGTCCGCTAACCAGAGTTCGTATCCCGCACCTTCACTTGCCTCGCAAGCTTGGTCGTACCACTCCTTGGCCGCGTCAAAATCGTTCAGGTTTTGGCTGCATCGACCGAGGGATGACAAAGTTTTCGATCGCGCCGCCATATCTCCGCTACCCGACAACAGTTCCAGGGCGGACTCGTTCGACTGCAGTGCCCCTTCCCAATTCCGCTGGCGGAACAAAATCCTCGCCATCCGGCGATATAGCCAGGACGCGGACGTTTTGTCGCCCTCTTTCTCGGCCGCTCCCGCAGCGTCGGTCCATTTCGCGACCGCCTCGTCCGAAGCGCCCGACTCCAGCAGCGTAGAGCCCTCGGAATACAGCTTCAGCACCTCGGGCGAGAGATCGGGCCACGCAACGATGCCCAAAGACCTCAGCGGCACCTCGAGGCTCAACGTCCCATCCCCGCGCACAAGCCGCAGCTTCACGCTCTCCGGACCGAACGTGTTCTCCTCCAGCGCGCGCAGCTTCGCAGGCGAGGTCAGCGGCTTACCGTCATACGTCATCAGCCGGTCCCCGGCCTCGATCCCCGCCTTCTCCCCCGCAGAGCCCGGCTCCACGCTCTCCACGATCAGCCCCTTCGTCTGGGCGTCCTGCGACGGCGTACCTCCAACCCAAGATGGGTCGGGCACCGATAAGAGCGCCCCCGCGAGGGCGATTCCGACAGCAAGCGTTAGCGGCGTTCGTAACATCATCATCCCTCCGCTATCTGACGAATAAGATAGTCCATGCTGCGGGAGAAGTCAAGGGCACTTGAGCGTGAACACGCTGTCGACTATCCCGCAGTTCAGATTGAAATTTTGGAGGCGTAGAGCGGATTCGAACCGCTGAATGACGGTTTTGCAGACCGTTCCCTTAACCACTTGGGCACTACGCCTCGATTGCGGTGCCATTTTACCGCAGGGCCCCACCTTTGAACCTGAAGGCCCTACCCGAGCCGACCTTGTTCCAAGGTGTAGACTGGTCGCATGGCGAAGCTTCATGAGTACCCTGTAAACGTCCAATGGAACGGAGGTCGCGGGGGTTCCGGCAAAGTGGCGTCTGAGAGGTCCGGCGTCGGCTCTGCGCTGGCGGTCGGCTCCGAGTTCGGCGGCACCGGAGAGGGCACGAATCCCGAGGAGCTGCTCACGAAGGCGGTGGCTGGATGCTACGCCATGACGTTCGGGATCATCGCTGAGAACCGAAAGTTGCCGGTCGTCGGCATCGCTGTGGACGCAGTCGGCGAAGTGGAGGAGAACGGCCCGCAGTTCACCTACAAGAAGGTCACGGTTCGGCCAAAGATCACTCTGGCCTCGGACGCAACGGACGAACAGGTCGAGTTGGCCGAAGACATGGCGCACAAGGCGGACATGTACTGCATCATCACCAATTCGATTCGCGGCAAGGTGGAAATCGAAGTCCAGCCGGTGATCGTCAAGTCATAGAAGGTGTTAGCGTATGCGAACGAAGCTCGTGGTCGGCAATTGGAAGATGAACCTGACGACTGCAGAGGGCGTCGCCCTCGTAGAGTCGTTTGCCGAGAAGGTCGACAGGATGTGGGACGTGGACGTCGTAGTCTGCCCGCCGTACCTTGCGATCCAGCGCGTGCGGCAGGCGATCAAGAACACCCACGTCAAGCTCGGAGCGCAGGACTGCTTCTGGCTAGACAGCGGGGCGTTCACCGGCAAGGTGAGCGCGATGCAGCTCGCTGAGGTCGGCGTCGAGTACTGCATCGTCGGTCACTCCGAGGCGCGTGGAAGGTTCGGCTCGACGGAGCTTTCCACGACCCAGGTTCTTATGTTCGCCGACTCGGATGAGACCGTCAACCTCAAGATACGGGCTCTGCTGTTCTGTTCGATCATGCCGATCCTCTGTGTCGGGGAGACCGCTGCGGAGCGCGACGCCGGGAGTACGGATTCGGTTGTTCAAGAACAGCTTACGGTAGCGTTGGAGGGTGTTGATTCGAGCGAGCTTTTCACGTTCGTCGTGGCTTACGAGCCAGTGTGGGCGATC harbors:
- a CDS encoding OsmC family protein; translated protein: MAKLHEYPVNVQWNGGRGGSGKVASERSGVGSALAVGSEFGGTGEGTNPEELLTKAVAGCYAMTFGIIAENRKLPVVGIAVDAVGEVEENGPQFTYKKVTVRPKITLASDATDEQVELAEDMAHKADMYCIITNSIRGKVEIEVQPVIVKS
- a CDS encoding triose-phosphate isomerase, coding for MRTKLVVGNWKMNLTTAEGVALVESFAEKVDRMWDVDVVVCPPYLAIQRVRQAIKNTHVKLGAQDCFWLDSGAFTGKVSAMQLAEVGVEYCIVGHSEARGRFGSTELSTTQVLMFADSDETVNLKIRALLFCSIMPILCVGETAAERDAGSTDSVVQEQLTVALEGVDSSELFTFVVAYEPVWAIGTGNVCEPQEAARVCGHIRSVVAGLSDVEVADSVRVLYGGSVNAENAKELFAQKEIDGALVGGASLDAKAFARIVMCA
- a CDS encoding tetratricopeptide repeat protein codes for the protein MMMLRTPLTLAVGIALAGALLSVPDPSWVGGTPSQDAQTKGLIVESVEPGSAGEKAGIEAGDRLMTYDGKPLTSPAKLRALEENTFGPESVKLRLVRGDGTLSLEVPLRSLGIVAWPDLSPEVLKLYSEGSTLLESGASDEAVAKWTDAAGAAEKEGDKTSASWLYRRMARILFRQRNWEGALQSNESALELLSGSGDMAARSKTLSSLGRCSQNLNDFDAAKEWYDQACEASEGAGYELWLADMLTSVGIVADMRGDPRAAESYFLRVLEIRERLAPDSLDVAGSLNNLGIAARGRGNLKAAEEYFRRSLAIKERLAPDSLDMAGSLNNLGAVAYDRGDPGAADSYFLRALAIEERLAPDSLAVAASLNNLGIAAGGRGNLQAAENYYARALEIKERLAPNSLDVAMSLNNLGNVASKRGDLQAAEEYYRRSLAIKERLAPDSPSVAVSLNNLGNVASKRGDLQAAAEYSRRSLAIKERLALDSLEVAMSLNILGAVAYDRGDLQAAEEYHKRALGIRKRLAPDSHDVAGSLNNLGLVAYDRGDLQAAEEYYKRALAIKERFSPDSLHVALSLNNLGSVASRRGDLQSAEEYHKRALGIRKRLAPDSLDVAGSLNNLGLVAYDRGDLQAAEEYHKRALAIEERLAPDSLDVATILYSLGVVASDRDNFADAVQYCSQAIEIIESQRGSIRSAEVRSLFLGRQFYAYAGLLRAHVALADGATAFDVVERSRARGLADQIAERGVDFTADAPVVLVEEQNELDANRANAYSMLAKLADKADPAREDELRAEILSLKVQQRELDAEFRRVSPKYAAVQYPQPLDLEGSQAALDKGTLLLTYFVDREETYLFTLLGGEGARKEKDYGLKLYRLKAGAEELQQLVEEFRALIVVGGAVVQKGKDLYDLLVRPAESEVERAERVLICPDGPLHNLPFAALVTKVEDPSASKTRQRETVRGAWRAGQRGSKPVPVPPAEGSQDLANARFFTEAKPLHTIVSMTVYAEARLQWEESPKEYEYEYEILAFGDPAYGGNCNEEEADQDSRIRRSSLRSGELSRLPFTLVEVESIAALFGDAAIVRLGAMATETEAKELSPRARIVHFACHGLLDDEDPLASGLALVASGSDDGFLQAWEIFEGFRLNADLVVLSACETALGETTRSEGVIGLTRALQYAGARSIVVSLWSVQDDSTSALMVAFYTELIKGAAKDVALQRAMDSIREDPRWRHPFHWAPFMLVGDWR